A region of Periophthalmus magnuspinnatus isolate fPerMag1 chromosome 13, fPerMag1.2.pri, whole genome shotgun sequence DNA encodes the following proteins:
- the wdr53 gene encoding WD repeat-containing protein 53: MNIARQWCEGHTTPILCVGAAPGPEGLVASGSEGGQITVWNQEGVIIGNLQLPGEDDCTSVVFSPSAPAQLYVSHGETVSVVDYRNLKSTVEQFEGVGEEEINALALNETGSALAVANDSGAVRILDLPGGKVCRTLRRHTNICSSLDFRPQRPNNLVSVGLDMQVILWGLQKTRPLWTLNIQDSLEEEEVLHQQPGQLFNPPLAHCVTVSSCGNIVSCAAEDGRVHLLRIGSGSKLEQQGSVKAHSQGASQAHFVNSLSHPYWLISGGNDGHVALWDLSKHPVVEGKLKPLSTGNDGRRRKSKIKAKHKKQDRTEPSQEVEAQTNTCKDTENMDSSEPKLKINHGEKVNWLCPAVLKGEPIVVVADQSSSLTIYPLTTQ, from the exons aTGAACATTGCCAGACAGTGGTGTGAGGGCCACACTACTCCCATCCTATGTGTGGGGGCAGCTCCTGGTCCAGAGGGTCTTGTTGCCTCAGGATCAGAGGGTGGACAAATAACAGTCTGGAACCAGGAAGGTGTCATAATTGGAAATCTCCAACTACCTGGTGAAGATGACTGTACTAGTGTTGTTTTCTCACCGTCTGCTCCAGCACAGCTGTATGTGTCTCATGGAGAGACTGTGAGTGTAGTGGACTACAGAAACTTGAAGAGCACTGTGGAGCAGTTTGAAGGTGTAGGTGAGGAGGAGATCAATGCTCTTGCACTTAATGAGACCGGCTCGGCTTTGGCTGTGGCTAATGACTCAGGAGCTGTCCGTATACTGGATCTACCAGGAGGGAAAGTATGCAGGACCTTACGCAGACACACCAACATCTGCTCCTCACTGGACTTCCGACCTCAAAGGCCCAATAACCTTGTGTCAGTAGGACTAGACATGCAG GTGATACTTTGGGGTTTACAAAAGACCCGGCCTCTGTGGACCCTTAACATTCAAGACAgtttggaggaggaagaggtccTTCACCAGCAGCCTGGTCAGCTCTTCAACCCACCACTGGCCCATTGTGTTACAGTGTCCAGTTGTGGAAATATAGTGAGCTGTGCAGCTGAAGATGGACGGGTACATCTGTTGAGAATCGGTAGTGGATCAAAACTTGAGCAGCAAGGGTCAGTCAAAGCCCACAGTCAGGGAGCCTCGCAGGCACATTTTGTGAACTCTCTTTCTCATCCATACTGGCTTATCAGTGGGGGTAATGACGGCCATGTTGCCCTGTGGGATCTTAGTAAACACCCTGTAGTGGAGGGAAAATTGAAACCCCTATCCACAGGAAATGATGGGAGACGGAGGAAAAGCAAAATCAAAGCTAAGCACAAGAAACAAGACAGAACAGAGCCATCACAAGAGGTTGAAGCGCAAACGAACACCTGCAAAGATACTGAAAATATGGATTCATCTGAGCCCAAACTAAAAATCAACCACGGAGAGAAGGTGAACTGGCTGTGTCCAGCTGTATTGAAGGGGGAGCCAATTGTGGTGGTGGCTGATCAGAGCTCTAGTCTTACCATCTACCCACTAACCACACAGTAG